In Gordonia iterans, the following proteins share a genomic window:
- a CDS encoding class I SAM-dependent methyltransferase, whose amino-acid sequence MPESAFARHATWRRARSLLHEFGFEQSDPDRFYSALAEDTAQMVAALHPEPLTGAAVLDVGGGPGFFADAFTRRGADYLSVEPDAGEMHAAGIDHRTCIRAQGQHLPLATGCVDVAYSSNVAEHTDQPWEMADELVRVTRSGGTVIISYTLWWGPFGGHEMGLTHYFGGHRAARWYTRRHGRLPKNLYGVSLFPITAQAGLDWARRTTDAELVAAFPRYLPRWAWPVIKIPVVREIAATNLVMVLRKR is encoded by the coding sequence ATGCCCGAGTCCGCCTTCGCCCGCCATGCCACCTGGCGCCGCGCCCGGTCCCTGCTGCACGAGTTCGGCTTCGAGCAGAGCGACCCGGACCGCTTCTACTCCGCCCTCGCCGAGGACACCGCGCAGATGGTCGCCGCACTGCACCCCGAGCCGCTGACCGGCGCCGCAGTACTCGACGTCGGCGGCGGGCCGGGGTTCTTCGCCGACGCCTTCACCCGGCGCGGAGCCGACTACCTCTCCGTGGAGCCCGACGCCGGCGAGATGCACGCCGCGGGCATCGATCACCGCACCTGTATCCGCGCCCAGGGACAGCACCTGCCCCTGGCGACCGGGTGCGTGGACGTGGCCTACTCGTCGAACGTCGCCGAGCACACCGACCAGCCGTGGGAGATGGCCGACGAACTGGTCCGGGTGACCCGCTCCGGCGGCACGGTGATCATCAGCTACACGCTGTGGTGGGGGCCGTTCGGCGGCCACGAGATGGGCCTGACCCACTACTTCGGCGGGCACCGGGCCGCCCGGTGGTATACCCGCAGGCACGGCAGGCTGCCGAAGAACCTCTACGGGGTGTCCCTGTTCCCGATCACCGCGCAGGCCGGCCTGGACTGGGCCCGGCGGACGACCGATGCCGAGTTGGTCGCCGCATTCCCCCGCTATCTACCGCGCTGGGCGTGGCCGGTGATCAAGATCCCGGTGGTCCGGGAGATCGCCGCCACCAATCTGGTCATGGTGCTGCGCAAGCGCTGA
- a CDS encoding glycosyltransferase family 4 protein, translated as MSVPTDQPRPAPGAEVLLLCWRDTDHPQGGGSERYLERVGAELARSGCRVTYLTAAYPGAPRLQMRDGMRVLRVGGRLTVYLRVLGMLLGARLGVGRLAGYRPDVVVDTQNGVPFFARLVVGAPTVVLVHHCHREQWPVAGRVLAPIGWFIESRLSPRVHRRCRYVTVSLPSRDELVALGVDAERIAVVRGGIDPVPDGVHDEEEPARSRRLIVVSRLVPHKQVEDALTVVARLRDEGVGVHLDVVGDGWWAPELLARTAELGLDDRVEFHGHVDELTKHRLLAVADLHLMPSRKEGWGLAVIEAAQHGVPTLGYRSSAGLTDSIVDGQTGLLADGIDDLTAKTARLIGRPDEVRRLGDAARDRAAGYSWPGTAAEFAAVLREVTRRS; from the coding sequence GTGAGTGTTCCCACCGACCAGCCGCGGCCGGCTCCCGGCGCCGAGGTGCTGCTGCTGTGCTGGCGCGACACCGACCATCCCCAAGGCGGAGGCAGTGAGCGCTACCTCGAGCGCGTCGGCGCGGAGCTCGCGCGCAGCGGCTGCCGGGTCACCTATCTCACCGCCGCTTATCCGGGCGCGCCCCGACTGCAGATGCGAGACGGCATGCGGGTGCTCCGCGTCGGGGGCCGCCTCACGGTGTACCTGCGCGTGCTCGGCATGCTCCTGGGTGCGCGGCTCGGCGTCGGCCGGCTGGCCGGTTATCGGCCCGACGTGGTGGTCGACACCCAGAACGGCGTCCCGTTCTTCGCGCGGCTGGTGGTCGGGGCCCCGACGGTGGTTCTGGTACACCATTGCCACCGCGAGCAGTGGCCGGTCGCCGGGCGAGTGCTCGCCCCGATCGGCTGGTTCATCGAGTCGCGGCTGTCGCCGCGGGTGCACCGCCGCTGCCGGTACGTCACCGTCTCGCTGCCGTCCCGCGACGAGTTGGTCGCGCTCGGCGTCGACGCCGAGCGCATCGCGGTGGTGCGCGGCGGCATCGACCCGGTGCCCGACGGCGTGCACGACGAGGAAGAACCCGCCCGCTCTCGCCGACTGATCGTGGTCTCCCGTCTGGTCCCGCACAAGCAGGTCGAGGATGCGTTGACCGTCGTCGCCCGGCTGCGGGACGAGGGCGTCGGTGTGCACCTGGACGTGGTCGGCGACGGCTGGTGGGCGCCGGAACTGCTGGCGCGCACCGCCGAGCTCGGGCTCGACGACAGGGTGGAGTTCCATGGCCACGTCGACGAACTGACCAAGCACCGACTGCTGGCGGTCGCCGACCTCCATCTGATGCCGTCGCGCAAGGAGGGCTGGGGACTGGCCGTGATCGAGGCCGCCCAGCACGGCGTCCCGACCCTCGGCTACCGGAGTTCGGCAGGCCTGACCGACTCGATCGTCGACGGGCAGACCGGCCTGCTCGCGGACGGAATCGACGATCTGACCGCGAAGACCGCGCGGTTGATCGGACGGCCGGACGAGGTGCGCCGCCTCGGCGACGCCGCGCGCGACCGCGCCGCCGGCTACTCCTGGCCCGGCACCGCCGCCGAGTTCGCGGCGGTCCTGCGCGAAGTGACGCGCCGCAGCTGA